A single Gloeocapsa sp. PCC 73106 DNA region contains:
- a CDS encoding radical SAM protein, producing MNILESEKLLFNPAISEANAIPVVFAFPNQYTIGITSLGYQIVWATLAMRKDLQVSRLFTDFQEYLTKKPELIGFSFSWELDYVNILNILESLDIPIEADQRQQDHPLVFGGGPVLTANPEPFAAFFDVILLGDGEELLDQFIDAYQMVRTADRATQLSHLAKVPGIYVPSLYEVSYESAEGPITAIEPIFPDLPPQIKKQTYRSNILSASTVVTANAAWENIYMVEVVRSCPEMCRFCLASYLTLPFRTASLEFSLIPAITRGLKVTNRLGLLGASVTQHPEFDQLLDYLAQPQYQDVRLSIASVRTNTVTEKLARILATRDTRSLTIAVESGSERIRRVINKKLHNEEIVQAAVNAKAGGLKALKLYGMVGIPQEETADLEATVTLLKSLKKAAPGLRLTFGCSTFVPKAHTPFQWLGVNSEAKTRLNWLGKQLGREGIEVRPESYNWSVIQALISRGDRRLSQLLKLTRAYGDTLGSYKRAFKELRGKLPQLDFYVHENWSTETILPWDHLQGPLPLATLQKHLEEALKSQ from the coding sequence ATGAACATATTAGAATCAGAAAAATTATTATTTAATCCCGCTATTTCTGAAGCAAATGCTATACCCGTGGTTTTTGCGTTTCCTAATCAATACACTATCGGTATTACGAGCTTGGGGTATCAAATTGTTTGGGCGACTTTAGCTATGCGAAAAGATCTACAGGTTAGTCGTCTGTTTACGGATTTTCAAGAGTATTTAACTAAAAAACCCGAGCTAATAGGATTTTCTTTTTCTTGGGAATTAGATTATGTAAATATCTTAAATATACTAGAATCTTTGGATATTCCAATAGAGGCAGACCAAAGACAACAAGATCACCCTCTAGTTTTTGGCGGGGGACCAGTTTTAACCGCTAATCCTGAACCTTTTGCTGCTTTTTTTGATGTAATTTTACTAGGTGATGGAGAAGAACTGCTAGATCAGTTTATTGACGCTTATCAGATGGTAAGAACAGCAGATCGAGCTACCCAATTGAGTCATCTGGCTAAGGTTCCAGGTATCTACGTCCCCAGTCTTTACGAAGTCAGCTATGAAAGCGCCGAAGGACCAATTACCGCTATTGAACCAATATTTCCAGATTTGCCCCCTCAAATCAAAAAACAAACCTATCGAAGTAATATTCTTTCTGCTTCCACCGTAGTCACAGCTAACGCGGCGTGGGAAAATATTTACATGGTAGAAGTGGTGCGGAGTTGTCCTGAAATGTGTCGCTTTTGTCTGGCTAGTTATCTGACTCTTCCTTTTCGCACAGCTAGTTTAGAATTTTCCTTGATTCCAGCTATTACCAGAGGCTTAAAAGTTACCAATCGCCTGGGTTTACTTGGTGCTTCTGTGACTCAACATCCAGAATTTGACCAGTTGCTAGATTATCTCGCTCAACCCCAGTATCAAGACGTGAGATTGAGTATCGCTTCGGTACGAACTAATACCGTTACTGAAAAGCTAGCTCGTATTTTAGCGACTAGAGATACTCGTTCCCTCACCATTGCGGTAGAAAGCGGTTCGGAAAGAATCAGGAGGGTTATTAATAAAAAGCTGCATAACGAAGAAATTGTGCAAGCGGCTGTTAACGCCAAAGCAGGAGGGTTAAAAGCCCTAAAATTGTACGGAATGGTGGGAATTCCTCAGGAAGAAACTGCTGATCTAGAAGCTACAGTAACTTTGCTCAAATCTCTGAAAAAAGCCGCCCCAGGCTTGCGCTTGACCTTTGGATGCAGTACATTTGTACCCAAAGCTCATACCCCATTTCAATGGTTAGGAGTGAACTCAGAAGCAAAAACGAGATTAAACTGGCTAGGAAAACAACTGGGTCGAGAAGGGATAGAGGTACGTCCGGAAAGTTATAACTGGTCAGTGATTCAAGCTTTAATTTCCCGAGGCGATCGCCGTTTAAGTCAACTTTTAAAATTAACGCGCGCCTACGGTGATACTCTTGGTAGTTATAAACGAGCTTTTAAAGAGTTACGGGGCAAGTTACCTCAATTAGACTTCTACGTTCATGAAAATTGGTCCACAGAGACAATTTTACCCTGGGATCATCTTCAGGGACCTTTACCTTTAGCAACTTTACAAAAACATCTGGAAGAGGCTTTAAAATCTCAGTAG
- the yvcK gene encoding gluconeogenesis factor YvcK family protein — MDNLSQKKSIKKANQWLKCYQWLSPGLFVKRWLLITVSGVVLTALGIAIWSNLTPVNRLIGLISLLLESVAKIMPSYISGPLGIISGVFLIFWGQSQTLSTITRVLKPENDEKLLDLLMTHRRLNRGPKIVTIGGGTGLSNLLRGLKEYSANITAIVTVADDGGSSGRLRREIGVLPPGDIRNCLAALADEEKLLTELFQYRFNAGDGLSGHSFGNLFLTAMSEITGDLEKAIAASSQVLAVRGKVLPSTLSDVSLWVKLKDGRIIEGESNIAKAKGKIDTIGCHPTTPRALPAAIKAIQEADYLIIGPGSLYTSVIPNLLLREITEAIAFSSAPRIYICNIMTEPGETDGYTVSDHIRAIDKVCQSKIFDAVLVNRHSPSPNALRRYAGENSHPVFLDREAVSKLGRGIVLANIMEEEPNQGYVRHNPQLLAQILLRWYNKNN; from the coding sequence ATGGACAATCTGAGTCAAAAAAAATCAATAAAAAAAGCTAATCAATGGCTGAAATGCTATCAATGGCTATCGCCAGGGTTGTTTGTTAAACGTTGGTTATTAATTACAGTTAGTGGTGTGGTGCTCACTGCTTTGGGTATAGCTATTTGGAGCAATTTAACCCCAGTTAACCGACTAATCGGACTAATTTCTCTATTGCTAGAGTCAGTAGCTAAAATCATGCCCAGTTATATTTCTGGTCCTCTGGGAATTATCAGCGGTGTATTTTTAATTTTCTGGGGACAGAGTCAGACTCTAAGTACAATTACCAGAGTGCTCAAACCGGAAAACGATGAAAAACTGTTAGATCTTTTGATGACTCATCGTCGCTTGAATCGTGGACCGAAAATTGTAACCATAGGGGGTGGAACGGGGCTATCTAACTTACTCAGGGGCTTGAAAGAGTATAGTGCTAATATCACGGCGATCGTCACCGTAGCTGACGACGGGGGTTCTTCCGGAAGATTACGCAGAGAGATAGGAGTATTACCGCCTGGGGATATTCGTAACTGTCTCGCGGCTTTAGCGGACGAAGAAAAATTATTGACAGAATTATTTCAATATCGCTTCAATGCAGGGGATGGTTTGAGTGGTCATAGTTTTGGCAATTTGTTTTTAACCGCGATGAGTGAAATTACCGGAGATTTAGAGAAAGCGATCGCCGCCAGTAGTCAAGTCTTAGCAGTGCGAGGAAAAGTATTACCCTCAACCCTAAGCGATGTCAGTCTCTGGGTAAAACTCAAAGACGGCAGAATTATCGAAGGTGAATCCAACATCGCCAAAGCCAAAGGTAAAATCGACACCATCGGTTGCCACCCTACCACACCTCGAGCTTTACCAGCTGCGATTAAAGCAATTCAAGAAGCAGATTATTTGATTATAGGACCAGGAAGTCTTTATACCAGCGTTATTCCTAATTTACTCCTTCGGGAAATCACAGAAGCTATAGCCTTTAGTTCAGCCCCTCGTATTTATATTTGCAACATCATGACCGAACCTGGGGAAACCGACGGCTATACAGTCTCCGATCACATTCGCGCCATAGACAAAGTCTGTCAAAGCAAAATCTTTGATGCGGTGTTAGTCAATCGCCATTCACCCTCTCCAAACGCTTTACGTCGCTACGCAGGGGAAAACTCCCATCCAGTTTTTTTAGATAGAGAAGCCGTGAGCAAACTAGGAAGAGGAATCGTACTAGCAAATATCATGGAAGAGGAACCAAATCAGGGCTACGTCCGCCATAATCCCCAACTATTAGCTCAAATTTTGTTACGCTGGTACAACAAAAATAACTAA